One window from the genome of Acinetobacter sp. ANC 7912 encodes:
- the atpB gene encoding F0F1 ATP synthase subunit A, producing the protein MAAEEHALTSTEYIKHHLTNLTYGKMPDGTWKLAETADEAQQMGFTAIHLDSMGWSIGLGLIFCLLFWLVAKAANSGVPTKFQSAIEMIIEFVDSSVRDTFHGKSRLIAPLALTIFVWIFLMNLMDLIPVDWIPYVAQQVGASVFGMDPHHVYFKIVPSTDPNITLGMSLSVFALILFYSIREKGVGGFVGELALNPFNPSNPVAKALLIPVNLVLELVTFLARPVSLALRLFGNMYAGELIFILIALLPFWIQWALSVPWAIFHILVITLQAFIFMMLTIVYLSMASEKH; encoded by the coding sequence ATGGCTGCTGAAGAACATGCCCTTACTTCGACCGAGTACATCAAGCACCACTTGACCAATTTGACCTATGGCAAAATGCCAGACGGTACTTGGAAATTGGCCGAGACTGCTGATGAAGCTCAACAGATGGGGTTCACTGCTATTCACTTGGATTCAATGGGTTGGTCAATCGGCCTTGGTCTGATTTTCTGCTTGTTGTTCTGGCTTGTAGCGAAAGCTGCTAACTCTGGTGTTCCTACCAAGTTCCAGTCTGCAATCGAAATGATCATCGAATTCGTTGACTCAAGTGTCCGCGACACTTTCCATGGCAAATCACGCTTAATTGCACCGCTTGCACTGACTATTTTCGTGTGGATTTTCCTCATGAACTTAATGGATTTGATCCCTGTGGATTGGATTCCTTACGTAGCTCAACAAGTTGGCGCTAGCGTATTCGGCATGGACCCTCACCACGTTTACTTCAAGATCGTTCCATCTACAGACCCTAACATTACCCTTGGTATGTCTCTGTCTGTATTTGCACTTATCTTGTTCTACAGCATTCGTGAGAAAGGGGTGGGCGGTTTCGTCGGTGAGCTTGCACTTAACCCATTTAACCCAAGTAACCCAGTTGCAAAAGCGTTGCTTATTCCAGTGAACTTAGTACTTGAATTGGTAACCTTCCTTGCACGTCCAGTTTCATTGGCTCTTCGACTATTCGGTAACATGTATGCGGGTGAATTGATCTTCATCCTAATCGCGTTATTACCGTTCTGGATCCAGTGGGCGTTATCTGTGCCTTGGGCGATCTTCCACATTCTTGTTATTACGCTGCAAGCATTCATTTTCATGATGCTGACTATCGTATACTTGAGCATGGCAAGCGAAAAGCATTAA
- a CDS encoding F0F1 ATP synthase subunit B yields MNINLTLFGQAIAFAIFVAFCMKFVWPPLINAISERQRKIADGLNAAEKAKADLADAQAQVKAELDAAKAQAAQLIEQANRRAAQLVEEARTQASAEGERIRQQAKEAVDTEINAAREELRQQVAALAVAGAEKILNQQVDAEAHNAMLTQLAAKL; encoded by the coding sequence ATGAATATCAACCTCACATTGTTTGGCCAAGCGATTGCGTTTGCGATTTTCGTCGCATTCTGCATGAAGTTCGTTTGGCCACCACTAATCAATGCGATTAGTGAGCGTCAGCGTAAAATCGCTGATGGCTTAAATGCTGCTGAAAAAGCGAAAGCTGACCTTGCAGACGCGCAAGCACAAGTGAAAGCTGAATTAGACGCAGCAAAAGCACAAGCGGCTCAATTGATTGAACAAGCGAACCGTCGTGCAGCACAATTGGTCGAAGAAGCGCGTACTCAAGCATCTGCTGAAGGTGAGCGTATTCGTCAACAAGCGAAAGAAGCTGTTGATACTGAAATCAATGCTGCTCGCGAAGAATTACGTCAACAAGTGGCTGCCCTTGCAGTTGCTGGCGCAGAAAAAATTCTGAACCAACAAGTTGACGCAGAAGCTCACAATGCCATGCTGACTCAGCTGGCTGCAAAACTTTAA
- a CDS encoding F0F1 ATP synthase subunit delta: MAELLTLARPYAKAAFAYASEQSATDSWSKALELLSAAVQDEAFSAYLNRPELTPAEQVSLFAKVLGEDQTAAVSNFLTLLAENDRLVLLPEIAAEYEQLKSQNNNTVDVVIESAFPLTSVQEQLLTHALEKKFNAAVNVSVEVNPALIAGVVIRAGDQVIDDSALNKLEKMRTRLLA, encoded by the coding sequence ATGGCTGAACTCTTGACGTTGGCACGCCCTTACGCAAAAGCAGCATTTGCTTACGCTTCTGAGCAAAGTGCAACTGACTCATGGTCAAAAGCACTTGAATTGCTTAGTGCTGCGGTGCAAGACGAAGCATTTTCAGCTTATCTAAATCGCCCTGAGCTTACACCTGCTGAGCAGGTTAGTCTTTTTGCTAAAGTTTTAGGTGAAGACCAAACTGCAGCAGTGTCAAACTTTTTGACATTGCTTGCTGAAAACGACCGTTTGGTTCTACTTCCTGAAATTGCTGCAGAATACGAACAGCTCAAATCACAGAATAACAATACTGTGGATGTTGTAATCGAATCAGCATTCCCATTGACTTCTGTACAGGAACAACTACTTACTCACGCACTAGAGAAGAAATTCAATGCGGCGGTAAATGTTTCTGTTGAAGTAAATCCAGCGTTGATCGCGGGTGTAGTTATTCGTGCAGGCGACCAAGTGATAGATGATTCTGCGCTTAACAAGCTTGAAAAAATGCGGACTCGTCTTCTTGCTTAA
- a CDS encoding ATP synthase subunit I, which translates to MSRTSRLIDRRLAKALVILQAIMIPVSALLGWVVKDTTAALSAALGAFVCWLASCYFSWQSFRAAGARASKQVLSNMYRGMLGKFAIVIVGFILILSNVKPLSPVALFCGFILVQAMSWVAPFWVSRLQKRV; encoded by the coding sequence ATGAGCCGAACTAGTCGCTTGATTGACCGACGATTAGCGAAAGCTTTAGTCATCTTACAAGCAATAATGATACCCGTTTCAGCGTTATTAGGTTGGGTTGTCAAAGACACGACCGCAGCTTTGAGTGCGGCCTTGGGTGCATTCGTATGCTGGTTAGCGAGCTGCTACTTTAGCTGGCAGTCGTTTCGTGCTGCGGGCGCGCGAGCTTCCAAACAAGTTCTATCGAACATGTATAGGGGCATGCTCGGTAAGTTTGCAATAGTGATTGTTGGATTCATTTTGATTTTAAGCAATGTCAAGCCGTTATCCCCGGTGGCATTGTTTTGTGGTTTTATACTCGTTCAAGCCATGTCGTGGGTCGCTCCGTTTTGGGTGTCACGTCTACAAAAACGAGTTTAA
- the atpE gene encoding F0F1 ATP synthase subunit C, which yields MELTLGLVAIASAILIAFGALGTAIGFGLLGGRFLEAVARQPELAPQLQTRMFLIAGLLDAVPMIGVGIGLFFIFANPFVG from the coding sequence ATGGAACTCACTTTAGGTCTAGTTGCAATTGCATCTGCTATCTTGATCGCTTTCGGTGCTTTAGGTACTGCGATTGGTTTTGGTCTTTTAGGCGGTCGCTTCCTTGAAGCTGTAGCTCGTCAACCAGAATTAGCTCCACAACTTCAAACTCGTATGTTCTTAATCGCGGGTCTTCTTGATGCTGTGCCTATGATCGGTGTTGGTATTGGCTTGTTCTTCATCTTCGCTAATCCATTTGTAGGTTAA
- the znuC gene encoding zinc ABC transporter ATP-binding protein ZnuC: protein MSQQSLSTSPLIQLSKIWVNIDERDILKAIDFSLQEKEIVTLIGPNGAGKSTLIKVMLGIIKPKSGEIKTSRKLKFSYVPQKFNPSHSLPLRVKDLLALEKCPADIKAEIIRDTGIAKLKNSKVQQLSGGERQRVLLARALLRQPDILVLDEPMQGLDIQSEAELYEYVRSLPEKYGCAILMVSHDLQWVMQGTNRVVCLNKHICCSGLPESVQQHPEYQAIFGTNRVFYQHHHDHCAHGDSATPCQHDPRPHIHPEPEA from the coding sequence GTGTCGCAACAAAGCTTAAGCACATCACCTTTGATCCAGCTTTCCAAAATCTGGGTCAATATAGATGAACGCGATATATTAAAGGCCATTGATTTCTCCCTGCAGGAGAAAGAGATTGTCACGCTGATTGGTCCCAACGGTGCCGGCAAATCGACTTTAATTAAAGTTATGCTCGGTATCATCAAGCCAAAATCCGGAGAAATCAAAACTTCACGTAAATTGAAGTTCTCCTACGTGCCACAAAAATTCAATCCTTCACATAGTTTGCCGCTGCGCGTGAAAGATCTACTGGCCCTGGAAAAATGTCCAGCGGATATCAAGGCAGAGATTATCCGGGATACCGGCATAGCTAAACTGAAAAATTCCAAAGTCCAGCAACTCTCGGGTGGTGAGCGGCAACGTGTCTTGCTGGCCCGTGCCCTGTTACGTCAGCCAGATATTCTGGTATTGGATGAACCGATGCAAGGGCTGGATATCCAGTCTGAAGCTGAACTGTATGAATATGTGCGCAGCCTGCCGGAAAAATATGGCTGTGCCATTTTGATGGTTTCGCATGACCTGCAATGGGTCATGCAAGGTACCAACCGTGTAGTTTGCCTGAACAAGCATATCTGCTGTAGCGGCCTGCCGGAAAGTGTGCAGCAGCATCCGGAATATCAGGCGATTTTTGGGACTAACCGGGTGTTCTATCAGCATCATCATGACCACTGTGCCCATGGCGACTCAGCAACGCCCTGCCAGCACGATCCCCGTCCACATATTCATCCCGAACCGGAAGCCTAA
- a CDS encoding transcriptional repressor translates to MGACSHEHHNALHGVHDHPNVAQRLAEAEILCATTGARLTPLRREVLELILNATGPMGAYDLLAKIKSNSDRPAAPPTVYRTLDFLLEKGFIHRLTSINAYIPCCHPREGHQAAFLICTECKAVKEASAQGLLDQLAALASSDHFDAHHSIIEISGICQQCRNKA, encoded by the coding sequence ATGGGTGCATGTTCGCATGAACACCACAACGCATTGCATGGCGTACACGACCATCCGAACGTCGCGCAACGCCTGGCAGAGGCCGAAATCCTTTGTGCAACGACAGGTGCGCGTCTGACGCCACTGCGTCGTGAAGTGCTGGAACTGATTTTGAATGCTACAGGTCCGATGGGTGCCTATGATCTGCTGGCCAAAATCAAAAGTAACAGCGATCGTCCGGCTGCTCCACCAACGGTGTATCGCACCCTCGACTTTTTGTTAGAGAAGGGCTTTATTCATCGCCTGACCTCTATTAATGCCTATATTCCATGTTGCCATCCGCGTGAAGGCCATCAGGCTGCCTTTTTAATCTGTACCGAATGTAAAGCGGTAAAAGAAGCTTCAGCACAAGGTCTACTCGATCAGCTTGCTGCTTTGGCTAGCTCAGATCATTTCGATGCTCATCACAGCATTATTGAGATTTCAGGAATCTGTCAGCAGTGTCGCAACAAAGCTTAA
- the atpA gene encoding F0F1 ATP synthase subunit alpha, whose translation MQQLNPSEISALIKQRIGDLDTSATAKNEGTIVMVSDGIVRIHGLADAMYGEMIEFDGGLFGMALNLEQDSVGAVVLGNYLSLQEGQKARCTGRVLEVPVGPELLGRVVDALGNPIDGKGPIDAKLTDAVEKVAPGVIWRQSVDQPVQTGYKSVDTMIPVGRGQRELIIGDRQTGKTAMAIDAIIAQKNSGIKCIYVAVGQKQSTIANVVRKLEETGAMAYTTVVAAAAADPAAMQYLAPYAGCTMGEYFRDRGEDALIIYDDLSKQAVAYRQISLLLRRPPGREAYPGDVFYLHSRLLERASRVSAEYVEKFTNGEVKGQTGSLTALPIIETQAGDVSAFVPTNVISITDGQIFLETSLFNAGIRPAVNAGISVSRVGGSAQTKIIKKLSGGIRTALAQYRELAAFAQFASDLDEATRKQLEHGQRVTELMKQKQYAPYSIADQAVSVYASNEGYMADVEVKKIVAFDAALIAYFRSEHAALMQKIDETGAWDKDIEAEFKAGIEKFKATQTY comes from the coding sequence ATGCAACAACTGAATCCATCCGAGATCAGTGCGCTCATTAAACAGCGTATCGGCGATCTGGACACCAGCGCGACCGCTAAAAACGAAGGTACCATTGTTATGGTATCTGACGGTATTGTGCGCATTCACGGCCTTGCTGATGCAATGTACGGTGAAATGATCGAATTCGACGGCGGCTTATTTGGTATGGCACTGAACCTAGAACAGGATTCAGTGGGTGCCGTTGTCTTAGGTAACTACTTAAGCCTTCAAGAAGGTCAAAAAGCTCGTTGTACAGGTCGTGTATTAGAAGTTCCAGTTGGTCCTGAACTTCTTGGCCGTGTCGTAGACGCTTTGGGTAACCCAATTGATGGTAAAGGCCCTATTGATGCAAAACTTACTGATGCTGTTGAAAAAGTAGCACCAGGCGTAATTTGGCGTCAATCAGTAGACCAACCTGTACAAACTGGTTATAAATCAGTTGATACAATGATTCCTGTTGGTCGTGGTCAACGTGAGTTGATCATTGGTGACCGCCAAACTGGTAAAACAGCAATGGCGATCGATGCGATCATCGCTCAGAAAAATTCTGGTATTAAATGTATCTACGTTGCAGTTGGTCAAAAACAATCAACTATCGCTAACGTTGTACGTAAGCTTGAAGAAACTGGCGCTATGGCGTACACAACTGTTGTCGCAGCTGCGGCAGCTGATCCTGCAGCAATGCAGTATCTGGCTCCATATGCTGGTTGTACAATGGGTGAGTACTTCCGTGACCGCGGTGAAGATGCTCTGATCATCTATGATGACCTGTCTAAACAAGCTGTAGCATACCGTCAAATTTCATTGCTTTTACGTCGTCCACCAGGTCGTGAAGCTTATCCTGGTGACGTATTCTATCTACACTCACGTCTTCTTGAACGTGCTTCACGTGTATCTGCTGAATACGTTGAGAAATTCACTAACGGTGAAGTTAAAGGCCAAACTGGTTCATTGACTGCATTACCGATTATTGAAACTCAAGCAGGTGACGTATCTGCATTCGTACCAACAAACGTAATTTCGATTACTGATGGTCAGATCTTCCTAGAAACATCACTGTTCAACGCGGGTATCCGTCCTGCTGTGAACGCGGGTATCTCTGTATCTCGTGTGGGTGGTTCTGCGCAAACTAAGATCATCAAGAAATTGTCAGGTGGTATCCGTACCGCTCTTGCACAATACCGTGAATTGGCTGCGTTTGCTCAGTTCGCTTCTGACCTTGACGAAGCAACTCGTAAACAGCTTGAACACGGTCAACGCGTAACTGAGTTGATGAAGCAAAAACAATATGCTCCATACTCAATCGCTGACCAAGCTGTTTCAGTTTATGCATCTAACGAAGGCTACATGGCTGACGTTGAAGTGAAGAAAATCGTTGCATTTGATGCTGCGCTGATCGCTTACTTCCGTTCTGAACATGCTGCGTTAATGCAAAAAATTGACGAGACTGGTGCTTGGGACAAAGACATCGAAGCTGAATTCAAAGCAGGTATTGAGAAGTTCAAAGCGACTCAAACTTACTAA
- a CDS encoding metal ABC transporter solute-binding protein, Zn/Mn family translates to MSRFLAFCTLALFSSLSWSQGLVVSTHPIYLIAKKVTQGVEEPTLLLEHQTGHDVSLTPAHRKMIQDANLVIWLGQAHEAPLAKVLEGNNKSISILDSGIINPLPMRNPRGETLKNTVDTHVWLDPNNAVRIGFFIAALRSQQQPQYRESYWKNARAFAQNMLTTAQRYNSTSKPRPYWSYHDAYQYLERPLNLKFMGALTDDPHVSPTVAQIKYLQDTRVQSKMCLLAESHASAGQYKKLNPIVFQPVDESMSGAGDFVHGWQQLAEQTSKCVLNSR, encoded by the coding sequence ATGTCCCGTTTTCTTGCGTTTTGTACCTTAGCTTTATTTAGTAGCTTAAGCTGGTCACAAGGCCTGGTGGTCTCTACGCATCCGATTTACCTGATTGCCAAGAAAGTTACTCAGGGTGTGGAAGAGCCGACCTTATTATTGGAACATCAGACTGGACACGATGTCAGCCTGACCCCGGCACACCGTAAAATGATCCAGGATGCCAATCTGGTGATCTGGCTGGGACAGGCGCATGAAGCACCGCTGGCAAAAGTGTTGGAAGGCAATAATAAAAGTATCTCGATTCTGGATTCAGGGATCATCAATCCGCTACCAATGCGCAACCCTCGTGGTGAAACCTTGAAAAATACTGTGGATACCCATGTCTGGCTGGATCCAAACAATGCGGTACGAATTGGCTTCTTTATTGCAGCACTGCGTTCACAACAACAACCTCAATACCGTGAAAGCTACTGGAAAAATGCACGTGCTTTTGCACAGAACATGCTGACTACTGCACAACGTTATAATTCAACTTCCAAACCGCGCCCTTACTGGTCTTATCATGATGCTTATCAGTATCTGGAACGTCCGCTGAATTTGAAATTCATGGGTGCATTGACCGATGATCCGCATGTTTCACCGACCGTGGCACAAATCAAGTATCTGCAAGACACCCGTGTGCAAAGTAAAATGTGCCTGCTGGCAGAAAGCCACGCCAGTGCCGGTCAATATAAAAAACTGAACCCGATCGTCTTCCAGCCAGTGGACGAAAGTATGAGTGGGGCAGGGGACTTTGTACACGGTTGGCAACAATTAGCTGAACAAACCAGCAAATGTGTGCTAAATTCTCGATAA